A DNA window from Ipomoea triloba cultivar NCNSP0323 chromosome 10, ASM357664v1 contains the following coding sequences:
- the LOC116033170 gene encoding cold-responsive protein kinase 1-like isoform X2 produces the protein MSCTCFGASSVRRNRTGNLAQQESFDARENSIARTRNFSYAELRAATNNFGQVNKIGRGGFGTVYKGTLKNGRRVAVKALSAQSKQGIREFLTEIETVSNARHTNLVELIGCCVHENNRILVYEYLENRSLDRVLFGQSGAVKLEWHTRAAICVGTARGLTYLHEEVEPHIVHRDIKASNILLDKDYTPKIGDFGLAKLFPDNITHISTQIAGTCGYLAPEYVLAGQLTMKADVYSFGVLILEVVSGRSSSSMNWGGQQKALLERVGMELV, from the exons ATGAGTTGTACCTGCTTTGGTGCATCCAGCGTGCGCCGCAATAGGACGGGGAATTTGGCCCAGCAAGAATCATTCGACGCTCGAG AGAACTCGATTGCAAGGACGAGGAATTTCTCGTATGCTGAGTTAAGAGCTGCGACGAACAACTTCGGACAGGTTAATAAGATTGGGAGAGGAGGTTTTGGGACTGTTTACAAG GGAACCCTAAAAAACGGGCGACGAGTTGCTGTGAAGGCACTGTCTGCTCAATCGAAGCAAGGAATTCGCGAATTTCTGACAGAGATTGAAACCGTATCGAATGCCAGACACACGAATCTGGTTGAGCTGATCGGCTGCTGTGTTCACGAAAACAACCGGATATTGGTCTATGAATATTTGGAAAATAGGAGCCTCGATCGAGTGTTATTTG GTCAAAGCGGGGCTGTGAAATTGGAATGGCACACCCGAGCTGCCATTTGCGTTGGCACTGCAAGGGGTCTCACTTATCTTCATGAAGAAGTTGAACCGCATATCGTGCACAGGGACATTAAGGCTAGTAATATATTACTCGACAAGGATTATACCCCGAAGATAGGGGACTTTGGACTGGCTAAGCTTTTCCCGGATAATATCACCCACATCAGCACGCAAATAGCAGGAACATG TGGCTACCTGGCACCCGAGTATGTATTAGCCGGTCAGTTGACAATGAAGGCCGATGTCTACAGCTTCGGTGTCCTAATTCTTGAAGTCGTGAGCGGGAGGAGCAGCTCGAGCATGAACTGGGGAGGACAACAGAAAGCCCTTCTCGAACGGGTGG GCATGGAACTTGTATGA
- the LOC116033170 gene encoding cold-responsive protein kinase 1-like isoform X1 yields the protein MSCTCFGASSVRRNRTGNLAQQESFDARENSIARTRNFSYAELRAATNNFGQVNKIGRGGFGTVYKGTLKNGRRVAVKALSAQSKQGIREFLTEIETVSNARHTNLVELIGCCVHENNRILVYEYLENRSLDRVLFGQSGAVKLEWHTRAAICVGTARGLTYLHEEVEPHIVHRDIKASNILLDKDYTPKIGDFGLAKLFPDNITHISTQIAGTCGYLAPEYVLAGQLTMKADVYSFGVLILEVVSGRSSSSMNWGGQQKALLERAWNLYEEGNMLELVDSELEKFPKEEVLKYMKVALLCTQASAGRRPMMSQVVDMLTRDVQINEKELQPPSLFQSSDDDKPAVMLLKQRLTETSTSYLGNSVTLPITEVIPR from the exons ATGAGTTGTACCTGCTTTGGTGCATCCAGCGTGCGCCGCAATAGGACGGGGAATTTGGCCCAGCAAGAATCATTCGACGCTCGAG AGAACTCGATTGCAAGGACGAGGAATTTCTCGTATGCTGAGTTAAGAGCTGCGACGAACAACTTCGGACAGGTTAATAAGATTGGGAGAGGAGGTTTTGGGACTGTTTACAAG GGAACCCTAAAAAACGGGCGACGAGTTGCTGTGAAGGCACTGTCTGCTCAATCGAAGCAAGGAATTCGCGAATTTCTGACAGAGATTGAAACCGTATCGAATGCCAGACACACGAATCTGGTTGAGCTGATCGGCTGCTGTGTTCACGAAAACAACCGGATATTGGTCTATGAATATTTGGAAAATAGGAGCCTCGATCGAGTGTTATTTG GTCAAAGCGGGGCTGTGAAATTGGAATGGCACACCCGAGCTGCCATTTGCGTTGGCACTGCAAGGGGTCTCACTTATCTTCATGAAGAAGTTGAACCGCATATCGTGCACAGGGACATTAAGGCTAGTAATATATTACTCGACAAGGATTATACCCCGAAGATAGGGGACTTTGGACTGGCTAAGCTTTTCCCGGATAATATCACCCACATCAGCACGCAAATAGCAGGAACATG TGGCTACCTGGCACCCGAGTATGTATTAGCCGGTCAGTTGACAATGAAGGCCGATGTCTACAGCTTCGGTGTCCTAATTCTTGAAGTCGTGAGCGGGAGGAGCAGCTCGAGCATGAACTGGGGAGGACAACAGAAAGCCCTTCTCGAACGG GCATGGAACTTGTATGAAGAGGGAAACATGTTGGAGCTGGTAGATTCAGAGTTAGAGAAATTTCCCAAGGAGGAAGTGTTGAAGTACATGAAGGTGGCCCTTCTCTGCACCCAAGCAAGTGCGGGCCGTCGGCCAATGATGAGCCAGGTTGTCGACATGCTTACGAGGGATGTTCAGATAAACGAGAAGGAACTCCAGCCGCCTAGCTTGTTCCAGAGTTCAGACGACGACAAGCCTGCCGTCATGCTGTTGAAACAAAGACTAACCGAGACGTCGACTAGTTACCTGGGGAATTCTGTTACCCTTCCAATCACTGAGGTGATCCCTAGGTAA
- the LOC116032285 gene encoding uncharacterized protein LOC116032285 produces the protein MIVRTYGRRSRGYSDGGEGFEDGDSPQESPEDVYNFTFSSQDSGHWASSLNNSDPYGIGSSQECPGLTILPSGKEGDGDGDFEDRNGHCWKSKKKMKVFDWDPYSLNSSQESDEVMILPPRSERDSGDFGGAFGKPKKAKTGKKGKENGVLQKKKMSKKVKQEESASIAATLMETQEYGEMMENVDEVNFALDGLRKGQPVRIRRASLLSLLSICGSIQQRRLLRAHGMAQTIVDAVVGLSSDDSSSNLAAAALFYIFTSDGRDDHLLDSPSCICFLIKLLKPVKSDVSVAKPQTIGSKLLAIRLDADISQDLAKGADSTTNSIMLKVQEVLVNCKEMKPMSDNNRAQKPELNPKWISLLTMEKACLSTISIEDTSGSVRKSGGTFKEKLRELGGLDAVFEVARNCHSVLEGCLEEKSSSFLDSKGTTGLESLVLLLKCLKIMENATFLSMDNQNHLLQMKGKLDSLRSPRSFTKLILSVIRILSGASLRRRSSESFQDEKISELCDRIGNASKSSSIVDDKDSKEIFSIISSMSTSEGAFSSKWFTESQTDEQLMSDQLGSSKSILEGTTTSTTDSWWLKTRIDSSTSGSCSGSSGHINSGKNKNMAKVNTQDPFAFDGSIKEQKLELMDDTQDPFAFDEDDVEPSKWDVLSGKKKVSRAQNGRATVHVREDRPTQSLLVLSQQESSNNNTSSSCEASCSSVADEEMSNLLADCLLTAVKVLMNLTNDNPIGCEQIAACGGLETLSCLIAGHFPSFSSNVECGFSSKSDIKQIESTLSDQELDFLVAILGLLVNLVEKDARNRSRLAAASVSLPGMEGLKENCTDVIPLLCSIFLANQGAGEAAGEGQLTWDDEEALLKGEKEAEKMIVEAYAALLLAFLSTESKSTRNSIAKCLPDRSLAVLVPVLERFVDFHLSLNMISPETHSAVLEVIESCRIP, from the exons ATGATAGTTCGAACTTACGGCCGGCGGAGCCGGGGTTATTCAGACggtggagagggatttgaggatGGGGATTCGCCTCAAGAAAGTCCAGAGgatgtttacaattttacattttcGTCCCAAGACTCCGGCCACTGGGCGTCGTCGTTAAATAATTCAGATCCATACGGGATTGGATCGTCTCAGGAGTGCCCTGGATTGACAATCTTGCCCTCGGGGAAGGAGGGCGATGGGGATGGGGATTTTGAGGATCGGAATGGACACTGCTGGAAATccaagaagaagatgaaggtgTTTGATTGGGATCCCTACAGCTTGAATTCGTCGCAGGAGTCGGATGAAGTGATGATTTTACCGCCGAGAAGTGAGAGGGATAGTGGGGATTTTGGTGGGGCTTTTGGGAAACCAAAGAAGGCCAAGACTGGGAAGAAGGGGAAGGAAAATGGGGTTTtgcagaagaagaaaatgagcaaAAAGGTTAAACAAGAGGAGTCAGCATCAATTGCGGCCACGTTAATGGAGACCCAAGAGTATGGTGAGATGATGGAGAACGTTGATGAGGTGAATTTTGCTTTGGATGGTTTGAGAAAGGGGCAGCCTGTGAGGATCAGAAGAGCAAGTCTGTTATCGTTGCTATCCATATGTGGTTCGATTCAGCAGCGCAGGCTTTTGAGAGCTCATGG GATGGCCCAAACAATTGTTGATGCTGTCGTGGGGCTCTCCTCTGATGATTCATCAAGCAACCTTGCTGCTGCAGCTCTGTTCTACATTTTCACCAGTGAT GGACGAGACGACCATCTTCTAGATTCTCCAAGCTGCATTTGCTTTCTGATTAAATTGCTGAAACCAGTTAAGTCTGATGTTTCTGTAGCAAAGCCACAGACAATTGGTAGCAAGCTTCTCGCGATACGCTTGGATGCTGATATTTCCCAAGATTTGGCAAAAGGAGCTGATTCTACCACAAATTCTATTATGCTAAAGGTTCAGGAAGTTCTTGTCAATTGCAAGGAAATGAAGCCCATGAGTGACAATAACAGAGCTCAGAAACCAGAACTTAATCCAAAATGGATTAGTTTGTTGACAATGGAGAAGGCTTGCCTATCTACAATTTCCATTGAAG ACACCTCTGGCTCTGTGCGGAAAAGTGGAGGCACCTTCAAAGAAAAGTTGAGAGAGCTTGGAGGACTTGATGCAGTTTTTGAAGTGGCAAGGAATTGTCATTCAGTTTTGGAG GGATGTTTGGAGGAGAAGTCATCTTCGTTTCTTGATTCAAAAGGTACTACTGGCTTAGAAAGCCTAGTTCTGCTTTTAAAGTGTCTGAAGATCATGGAAAATGCCACATTCCTTAGTATGGATAATCAG AACCACTTGCTGCAAATGAAAGGAAAGCTCGATAGTTTGCGTTCCCCTAGATCTTTCACAAAGCTCATTTTAAGTGTCATTAGGATTCTGTCAG GTGCTTCCTTACGTAGACGTTCTTCAGAAAGTTTTCAGGATGAAAAGATTTCTGAACTTTGTGATAGGATTGGCAATGCGTCAAAGTCATCTTCAATAGTTGATGACAAAG ACAGCAAGGAGATCTTTTCTATCATTTCCTCCATGAGTACAAGTGAGGGGGCCTTTTCCTCAAAGTGGTTTACTGAATCTCAAACTGATGAACAGTTGATGTCTGATCAACTAGGTTCTTCTAAATCTATTTTGGAAGGTACAACCACTAGCACTACTGATTCGTGGTGGTTGAAAACAAGAATCGATTCTTCTACATCTGGATCATGCAGTGGAAGCTCTGGCCATATTAATTCTGGAAAAAATAAGAACATGGCAAAAGTAAATACTCAAGATCCTTTTGCCTTTGATGGAAGCATTAAGGAGCAGAAGCTTGAACTTATGGATGATACCCAAGATCCTTTTGCCTTTGATGAGGATGACGTTGAACCCTCTAAATGGGATGTACTGTCTGGAAAGAAAAAAGTGTCTCGGGCTCAAAATGGTAGGGCAACAGTTCATGTACGCGAAGATAGACCAACTCAGTCTCTACTGGTGCTGAGCCAACAAGAGTCAAGTAACAATAATACCAGTAGTTCTTGTGAGGCTTCTTGTTCATCTGTTGCTGATGAAGAAATGTCCAACCTTCTGGCAGATTGCCTTCTTACAGCTGTTAAA GTTTTAATGAACTTAACAAATGACAACCCCATCGGCTGTGAACAAATTGCTGCATGTGGAGGTCTAGAAACCTTGTCTTGTTTGATTGCTGGTCATTTTCCCTCTTTCAGTTCAAACGTGGAGTGTGGTTTTTCATCGAAATCAGACATCAAGCAAATTGAAAGTACTCTCAGTGATCAAGAGCTCGATTTTCTTGTTGCTATTTTGGGTTTGCTTGTGAATTTGGTAGAGAAGGATGCGCGCAACAG atCAAGGCTTGCAGCTGCTAGTGTTTCGTTGCCCGGCATGGAAGGTTTGAAGGAGAATTGTACAGATGTAATTCCACTATTGTGCTCTATCTTTTTGGCTAATCAAGGAGCAGGTGAAGCTGCTGGAGAAGGGCAATTGACTTGG GATGACGAAGAAGCTCTGTTAAAGGGGGAGAAAGAAGCCGAAAAAATGATTGTAGAAGCGTATGCAGCTCTCCTCCTTGCATTTCTTTCAACCGAAAG TAAGAGCACACGCAACTCAATTGCCAAATGCCTTCCTGATCGGAGCTTGGCTGTTCTTGTCCCCGTGTTGGAGAGATTTGTG GATTTTCATCTGTCACTGAACATGATCTCCCCGGAGACTCACTCTGCAGTGCTCGAGGTCATCGAATCGTGTAGGATCCCGTGA